In one window of Temnothorax longispinosus isolate EJ_2023e chromosome 11, Tlon_JGU_v1, whole genome shotgun sequence DNA:
- the LOC139822418 gene encoding uncharacterized protein isoform X3 produces the protein MRNCTRYAMRNLRRMCWLFWVGLPMLAAYPVPSPLAADSPHARASWQWEHYWMRYAIALSSVTATALTLAGCLCCQRHRRPKGFQDKAEKCNQEFKDGSSTGQESAFDPSVERLELDASRTLAASERVQFEPLPVESIVSGSRSTPKHKAIPLSAPRIEDQDTDRSILQEPCSEWFNSNELYVPREKLKYLREIGHGWFGKVVEGRADLEQSKGMSKSGGVVVRILTEEATTREKAWFLGEATPYLKLRHQNVLALLGFCLETDPYLLLFESCPAGDLKGFLLSNRDTKSREALVKENVPIRIAMEVASGLKHMHNHGFAHTDLSARNCLIAPDLSAKLGDYGTGVEKYPEDYYIVGDRALPIRWSAPESLNCTDTTIETQEITLQANMWSYAVLLWEIASWGERPYNDMNDEQVIQMILSLKNQFLPNGTRLLQNHHANCPSNIFQTIRLCLNVNVKDRPTLDDVKQILLNEHSAHMDFEQRWESLRANTYKQHVRSASLQDLRGSIDSDYWTHIVDDAQTTDSLQSSFRLGPDEQVRNIPRMKTATMFQESGSETEEESWKCRIERGVYTEKVKQKSKSVTDLMVLVHIDPDSDAEWSLGAQTSEKNVKKKLSVTGSDSDLRHTVPTDEFDEALKKLRDPLPSNAAGKVRSLENLERPKLLTLTIDQGQTPILRLSLDSAGKTPESNDGAQSNASADSTQRGGEKHVLRLLSKGDPDLPLLRYVPDQVSSAEEVEKKEDHDIPLNNEDSDGIPNRFISNNAETNTVDVLLWNHALDSALEHKVPGFSDEAEFNEYIDASTERINASAPELTVTVSTPDAPQFCNAYSIYTADDSFSMVENAEIEEKPLPNDDEEERKQLSTPDDEQSSDSGFRDKESCEEEEAVCSTPGNPLSSVNSTAVSRSSYSEEEPFQILFELDTILDAEYYATPAGPESMTEVDVTNSDSTEMSDTESPNRVKVRYEDVAEDIEMEKKNVISEKMQGANSDVQSRDSEAETYALKLDTFNTQRDEQCSQGDYENEDEDSSTVSLRSDNSYVSFGMEEEFVTAIRNELREKLPQAQMQIVESLEAHDDENPSISDDAYGKQWDDEDGEDLSNQVSGGVDISIRYNVYGTPLSPILEERESTVTSESLMSNSRETSVASRESVPSEDVLLVDTRTNEMILLEGRLQDEDRDTTNGDLSDEENLDYTCSVIHPLEDKSRIVKTSGGAPLPSPEEESKWQQLPSSFPLPLPLPLPLQDDLMSTSFVTERECCSQDEDEEEEEEEEDEDGEEEEDDEDNSSSSGEFVWKRYNEPHVEQIRIRSTMNNDKTNTTTSAELEEELAVEDEEEEEEFTPSAWNAALAPHRSALRSPDKTLKSGDQKKSVWFKKQRYQCVYEYPKETLPADSQTDTITNSERTSYTDWEEMMNEPRLDLYPLDYDDANHPGNEEFFVTSSNRPFQFQTGESKYVSQFFPGANVATHCLSDDRDETDSCRPEPHQNNVDFAHDYDQCQQQQLGELRHTRDRLKLNLVSSNGTPSAPFVSARQSHADDEQLDIKENHESELVEKVVTPDQCIVSSSMNDDNALPKVPHEEDVQVGPSSTRISQCDSQETLEPTEKCSVLTRD, from the exons gaCAAAGCAGAGAAATGCAATCAG GAATTCAAAGATGGGAGCAGTACAGGACAGGAAAGTGCGTTTGATCCGTCTGTCGAAAGACTGGAATTGGATGCCTCCAGGACGTTAGCCGCTTCCGAGAGGGTGCAATTTGAACCCTTGCCAGTGGAGTCTATCGTGTCTGGAAGTAGAAGCACTCCGAAACACAAAGCGATACCTTTGTCAGCGCCGCGCATCGAGGATCAGGATACGGATCGCTCCATTCTACAGGAGCCATGCAGCGAGTGGTTTAACTCCAACGAGCTTTATGTCCCGCGAGAGAAACTCAAATATCTCAGAGAAATAGGTCATGGATGGTTTGGTAAAGTCGTCGAAGGTCGGGCGGATTTGGAACAGTCGAAGGGCATGTCGAAATCAGGCGGCGTAGTGGTAAGAATTCTCACCGAAGAAGCTACCACTAGGGAGAAGGCTTGGTTTCTCGGCGAGGCCACGCCGTACTTGAAGCTACGCCACCAAAATGTCCTGGCTCTACTTGGTTTCTGCCTCGAGACCGATCCCTACCTTCTGCTATTCGAATCGTGTCCGGCCGGGGACTTGAAAGGTTTCTTGCTGTCGAACCGCGATACCAAGTCGAGGGAAGCGCTCGTCAAGGAAAACGTTCCGATACGGATTGCGATGGAGGTCGCGTCTGGTTTGAAGCACATGCATAACCACGGTTTCGCGCATACGGATCTCTCCGCGAGGAACTGTCTGATCGCTCCAGATTTATCGGCCAAGTTAGGTGATTACGGTACCGGTGTCGAGAAGTATCCCGAAGACTATTATATTGTGGGAGACCGAGCCTTGCCCATCCGATGGTCCGCGCCGGAAAGTTTGAACTGTACGGACACCACCATCGAAACGCAAGAGATCACGTTACAGGCCAACATGTGGAGTTACGCGGTTCTCCTCTGGGAGATCGCCAGCTGGGGAGAAAGGCCTTACAACGATATGAACGACGAACAGGTCATTCAGATGATCTTATCTTTAAAGAACCAATTTTTGCCAAACGGCACGCGACTGCTGCAAAATCATCACGCCAATTGTCCGTCAAATATATTCCAAACGATTCGCTTGTGTTTGAACGTCAACGTGAAAGACAGACCTACCTTGGACGACGTGAAACAGATTCTCCTGAATGAACATTCGGCGCATATGGATTTCGAGCAACGGTGGGAGAGTCTGCGCGCGAACACCTACAAACAGCACGTACGCAGTGCTAGCTTACAAGATCTACGTGGTAGCATCGATTCCGACTACTGGACTCATATCGTGGATGACGCGCAAACGACAGACTCGCTACAGTCCTCGTTTCGTCTCGGACCTGACGAACAAGTGAGGAATATTCCCAGAATGAAGACTGCCACGATGTTTCAAGAATCTGGCTCGGAGACCGAGGAGGAAAGCTGGAAGTGTCGAATCGAGCGGGGTGTTTATACCGAAAAAGTTAAACAGAAGTCCAAGTCCGTGACGGACCTTATGGTGCTTGTACATATCGATCCCGATTCCGACGCGGAGTGGTCATTAGGAGCGCAAACGTCGGAGAAGAACGTCAAGAAGAAATTATCCGTGACCGGTAGCGACAGCGACCTTAGACATACCGTGCCCACGGATGAATTCGACGAAGCGTTGAAGAAGCTGCGAGATCCTTTGCCGAGCAATGCCGCCGGTAAAGTCCGGTCTTTGGAAAATCTAGAACGACCGAAACTCTTGACTCTGACCATAGATCAGGGCCAGACGCCGATCTTGCGTCTCTCCTTGGACAGCGCGGGAAAGACTCCGGAAAGTAACGACGGCGCGCAATCTAATGCAAGCGCAGATAGTACGCAACGCGGTGGCGAAAAGCACGTATTAAGACTCTTGTCGAAGGGGGACCCGGACCTCCCCCTTCTTCGCTATGTACCTGACCAAGTGTCCTCCGCTGAAGAAGTAGAAAAGAAGGAGGATCACGATATACCCCTCAATAATGAGGACAGCGACGGTATTCCTAATCGTTTTATTTCGAATAATGCCGAGACCAATACGGTAGACGTTTTACTTTGGAATCACGCGTTAGATTCCGCTTTAGAGCACAAAGTACCAGGCTTCTCAGACGAGGCGGAATTCAATGAATACATCGACGCATCGACTGAGCGAATTAATGCTAGCGCACCAGAACTGACTGTGACCGTGTCTACGCCAGATGCACCACAGTTTTGTAATGCCTATTCGATTTACACCGCCGACGATAGCTTTTCTATGGTAGAGAACGCGGAAATAGAAGAAAAGCCATTGCCAAATGACGACGAGGAAGAAAGGAAGCAATTGTCCACGCCGGACGACGAACAGAGCTCCGATTCTGGTTTTCGCGACAAGGAGTCTTGCGAGGAGGAGGAAGCGGTTTGCTCGACGCCCGGCAACCCCCTGTCTTCGGTCAACAGCACCGCGGTTTCCAGATCGTCATATTCCGAAGAAGAACCATTCCAAATTTTATTCGAGCTAGACACTATTCTCGACGCGGAATATTACGCCACGCCCGCTGGCCCTGAAAGTATGACGGAAG TTGACGTTACCAATTCCGATTCGACTGAAATGAGCGACACAGAGAGTCCGAATCGGGTGAAAGTAAGGTATGAAGATGTGGCAGAGGACATCGAGATggagaagaaaaatgtaatatctgaaaaaatgCAGGGAGCCAATAGTGATGTCCAATCGCGCGACTCAGAAGCGGAGACGTACGCCTTAAAATTGGACACCTTTAACACTCAGCGAGATGAACAGTGCTCGCAGGGAGATTACGAGAACGAGGACGAGGATAGTTCGACGGTGAGCTTACGCAGCGACAACTCGTACGTGTCGTTCGGTATGGAGGAGGAATTCGTAACGGCGATTCGTAACGAACTCAGGGAAAAGTTGCCTCAGGCTCAAATGCAGATCGTGGAATCCTTGGAAGCACATGATGACGAGAATCCTTCCATTTCCGACGACGCGTACGGCAAACAGTGGGACGATGAGGATGGCGAAGATTTGTCCAATCAAGTTAGCGGAGGTGTAGACATTTCGATCAG GTACAACGTGTACGGGACGCCGCTTAGTCCTATTCTGGAAGAGCGAGAAAGCACCGTCACCTCCGAGTCTTTAATGTCGAACTCGAGAGAGACATCCGTCGCTTCGAGAGAATCGGTGCCGTCCGAAGATGTGCTATTAGTAGACACTCGTACGAATGAAATGATATTGTTGGAGGGACGATTACAGGACGAAGATCGAGACACAACGAATGGCGATCTGTCCGACGAGGAGAATTTAGATTACACTTGTTCGGTGATACACCCGTTGGAGGATAAATCGCGTATCGTGAAAACAAGCGGTGGCGCGCCGTTACCGAGTCCTGAGGAAGAATCCAAATGGCAGCAATTACCTTCGTCCTTCCCGTTACCTTTACCTTTACCTCTACCGTTGCAAGATGATTTGATGTCGACGAGTTTCGTCACCGAACGCGAATGCTGTAGTcaagacgaagacgaagaggaggaggaagaggaggaagatgaagatggagaagaagaagaagatgatgAGGATAACAGTTCTAGTTCCGGTGAATTTGTATGGAAG AGGTATAACGAGCCACATGTCGAGCAAATACGAATCAGAAGTACTATGAATAACGACAAAACGAATACGACGACGAGTGCCGAATTGGAAGAGGAATTGGCCGTCGAGgacgaagaggaggaggaagaattCACTCCTTCGGCCTGGAATGCCGCTTTAGCACCGCATCGATCGGCACTGAGGTCTCCAGACAAAACGTTAAAATCAGGG GATCAGAAGAAGAGCGTGTGGTTCAAGAAGCAACGCTACCAGTGCGTATACGAGTACCCGAAGGAAACATTACCAGCGGACAGTCAAACGGATACCATTACCAACTCGGAACGAACATCATACACTG ATTGGGAAGAAATGATGAATGAACCACGATTAGATCTATATCCTTTAGATTATGACGATGCCAATCATCCTG GAAAcgaagaattttttgtaactagTTCAAATCGACCATTTCAATTCCAAACTGGTGAAAGTAAGTACGTCAGCCAATTTTTTCCCGGTGCGAACGTGGCTACGCATTGCTTGTCCGACGATCGGGACGAAACGGATAGCTGCCGACCAGAGCCGCACCAAAACAACGTTGATTTCGCGCATGATTATGACCAGTGTCAGCAGCAACAATTAGGCGAGTTAAGACACACTAGGGATCGTTTGAAATTAAACTTGGTATCGTCGAATGGTACACCGTCCGCTCCGTTCGTTTCTGCGAGACAATCGCACGCGGACGACGAGCAATTAGACATTAAAGAGAATCACGAGTCGGAACTCGTAGAGAAAGTCGTCACGCCGGACCAATGTATTGTATCGAGTTCAATGAATGACGATAACGCATTGCCAAAGGTGCCTCACGAAGAAGATGTCCAGGTCGGTCCATCTTCTACAAGAATCTCTCAGTGTGATAGTCAGGAGACGCTGGAGCCCACCGAAAAGTGCAGTGTTTTAACTCGTGATTAA
- the LOC139822418 gene encoding uncharacterized protein isoform X1, with translation MRNCTRYAMRNLRRMCWLFWVGLPMLAAYPVPSPLAADSPHARASWQWEHYWMRYAIALSSVTATALTLAGCLCCQRHRRPKGFQDKAEKCNQEFKDGSSTGQESAFDPSVERLELDASRTLAASERVQFEPLPVESIVSGSRSTPKHKAIPLSAPRIEDQDTDRSILQEPCSEWFNSNELYVPREKLKYLREIGHGWFGKVVEGRADLEQSKGMSKSGGVVVRILTEEATTREKAWFLGEATPYLKLRHQNVLALLGFCLETDPYLLLFESCPAGDLKGFLLSNRDTKSREALVKENVPIRIAMEVASGLKHMHNHGFAHTDLSARNCLIAPDLSAKLGDYGTGVEKYPEDYYIVGDRALPIRWSAPESLNCTDTTIETQEITLQANMWSYAVLLWEIASWGERPYNDMNDEQVIQMILSLKNQFLPNGTRLLQNHHANCPSNIFQTIRLCLNVNVKDRPTLDDVKQILLNEHSAHMDFEQRWESLRANTYKQHVRSASLQDLRGSIDSDYWTHIVDDAQTTDSLQSSFRLGPDEQVRNIPRMKTATMFQESGSETEEESWKCRIERGVYTEKVKQKSKSVTDLMVLVHIDPDSDAEWSLGAQTSEKNVKKKLSVTGSDSDLRHTVPTDEFDEALKKLRDPLPSNAAGKVRSLENLERPKLLTLTIDQGQTPILRLSLDSAGKTPESNDGAQSNASADSTQRGGEKHVLRLLSKGDPDLPLLRYVPDQVSSAEEVEKKEDHDIPLNNEDSDGIPNRFISNNAETNTVDVLLWNHALDSALEHKVPGFSDEAEFNEYIDASTERINASAPELTVTVSTPDAPQFCNAYSIYTADDSFSMVENAEIEEKPLPNDDEEERKQLSTPDDEQSSDSGFRDKESCEEEEAVCSTPGNPLSSVNSTAVSRSSYSEEEPFQILFELDTILDAEYYATPAGPESMTEGTNSTPDVEKAISPSKQSTSDLNHAFVKVDVTNSDSTEMSDTESPNRVKVRYEDVAEDIEMEKKNVISEKMQGANSDVQSRDSEAETYALKLDTFNTQRDEQCSQGDYENEDEDSSTVSLRSDNSYVSFGMEEEFVTAIRNELREKLPQAQMQIVESLEAHDDENPSISDDAYGKQWDDEDGEDLSNQVSGGVDISIRYNVYGTPLSPILEERESTVTSESLMSNSRETSVASRESVPSEDVLLVDTRTNEMILLEGRLQDEDRDTTNGDLSDEENLDYTCSVIHPLEDKSRIVKTSGGAPLPSPEEESKWQQLPSSFPLPLPLPLPLQDDLMSTSFVTERECCSQDEDEEEEEEEEDEDGEEEEDDEDNSSSSGEFVWKRYNEPHVEQIRIRSTMNNDKTNTTTSAELEEELAVEDEEEEEEFTPSAWNAALAPHRSALRSPDKTLKSGDQKKSVWFKKQRYQCVYEYPKETLPADSQTDTITNSERTSYTDWEEMMNEPRLDLYPLDYDDANHPGNEEFFVTSSNRPFQFQTGESKYVSQFFPGANVATHCLSDDRDETDSCRPEPHQNNVDFAHDYDQCQQQQLGELRHTRDRLKLNLVSSNGTPSAPFVSARQSHADDEQLDIKENHESELVEKVVTPDQCIVSSSMNDDNALPKVPHEEDVQVGPSSTRISQCDSQETLEPTEKCSVLTRD, from the exons gaCAAAGCAGAGAAATGCAATCAG GAATTCAAAGATGGGAGCAGTACAGGACAGGAAAGTGCGTTTGATCCGTCTGTCGAAAGACTGGAATTGGATGCCTCCAGGACGTTAGCCGCTTCCGAGAGGGTGCAATTTGAACCCTTGCCAGTGGAGTCTATCGTGTCTGGAAGTAGAAGCACTCCGAAACACAAAGCGATACCTTTGTCAGCGCCGCGCATCGAGGATCAGGATACGGATCGCTCCATTCTACAGGAGCCATGCAGCGAGTGGTTTAACTCCAACGAGCTTTATGTCCCGCGAGAGAAACTCAAATATCTCAGAGAAATAGGTCATGGATGGTTTGGTAAAGTCGTCGAAGGTCGGGCGGATTTGGAACAGTCGAAGGGCATGTCGAAATCAGGCGGCGTAGTGGTAAGAATTCTCACCGAAGAAGCTACCACTAGGGAGAAGGCTTGGTTTCTCGGCGAGGCCACGCCGTACTTGAAGCTACGCCACCAAAATGTCCTGGCTCTACTTGGTTTCTGCCTCGAGACCGATCCCTACCTTCTGCTATTCGAATCGTGTCCGGCCGGGGACTTGAAAGGTTTCTTGCTGTCGAACCGCGATACCAAGTCGAGGGAAGCGCTCGTCAAGGAAAACGTTCCGATACGGATTGCGATGGAGGTCGCGTCTGGTTTGAAGCACATGCATAACCACGGTTTCGCGCATACGGATCTCTCCGCGAGGAACTGTCTGATCGCTCCAGATTTATCGGCCAAGTTAGGTGATTACGGTACCGGTGTCGAGAAGTATCCCGAAGACTATTATATTGTGGGAGACCGAGCCTTGCCCATCCGATGGTCCGCGCCGGAAAGTTTGAACTGTACGGACACCACCATCGAAACGCAAGAGATCACGTTACAGGCCAACATGTGGAGTTACGCGGTTCTCCTCTGGGAGATCGCCAGCTGGGGAGAAAGGCCTTACAACGATATGAACGACGAACAGGTCATTCAGATGATCTTATCTTTAAAGAACCAATTTTTGCCAAACGGCACGCGACTGCTGCAAAATCATCACGCCAATTGTCCGTCAAATATATTCCAAACGATTCGCTTGTGTTTGAACGTCAACGTGAAAGACAGACCTACCTTGGACGACGTGAAACAGATTCTCCTGAATGAACATTCGGCGCATATGGATTTCGAGCAACGGTGGGAGAGTCTGCGCGCGAACACCTACAAACAGCACGTACGCAGTGCTAGCTTACAAGATCTACGTGGTAGCATCGATTCCGACTACTGGACTCATATCGTGGATGACGCGCAAACGACAGACTCGCTACAGTCCTCGTTTCGTCTCGGACCTGACGAACAAGTGAGGAATATTCCCAGAATGAAGACTGCCACGATGTTTCAAGAATCTGGCTCGGAGACCGAGGAGGAAAGCTGGAAGTGTCGAATCGAGCGGGGTGTTTATACCGAAAAAGTTAAACAGAAGTCCAAGTCCGTGACGGACCTTATGGTGCTTGTACATATCGATCCCGATTCCGACGCGGAGTGGTCATTAGGAGCGCAAACGTCGGAGAAGAACGTCAAGAAGAAATTATCCGTGACCGGTAGCGACAGCGACCTTAGACATACCGTGCCCACGGATGAATTCGACGAAGCGTTGAAGAAGCTGCGAGATCCTTTGCCGAGCAATGCCGCCGGTAAAGTCCGGTCTTTGGAAAATCTAGAACGACCGAAACTCTTGACTCTGACCATAGATCAGGGCCAGACGCCGATCTTGCGTCTCTCCTTGGACAGCGCGGGAAAGACTCCGGAAAGTAACGACGGCGCGCAATCTAATGCAAGCGCAGATAGTACGCAACGCGGTGGCGAAAAGCACGTATTAAGACTCTTGTCGAAGGGGGACCCGGACCTCCCCCTTCTTCGCTATGTACCTGACCAAGTGTCCTCCGCTGAAGAAGTAGAAAAGAAGGAGGATCACGATATACCCCTCAATAATGAGGACAGCGACGGTATTCCTAATCGTTTTATTTCGAATAATGCCGAGACCAATACGGTAGACGTTTTACTTTGGAATCACGCGTTAGATTCCGCTTTAGAGCACAAAGTACCAGGCTTCTCAGACGAGGCGGAATTCAATGAATACATCGACGCATCGACTGAGCGAATTAATGCTAGCGCACCAGAACTGACTGTGACCGTGTCTACGCCAGATGCACCACAGTTTTGTAATGCCTATTCGATTTACACCGCCGACGATAGCTTTTCTATGGTAGAGAACGCGGAAATAGAAGAAAAGCCATTGCCAAATGACGACGAGGAAGAAAGGAAGCAATTGTCCACGCCGGACGACGAACAGAGCTCCGATTCTGGTTTTCGCGACAAGGAGTCTTGCGAGGAGGAGGAAGCGGTTTGCTCGACGCCCGGCAACCCCCTGTCTTCGGTCAACAGCACCGCGGTTTCCAGATCGTCATATTCCGAAGAAGAACCATTCCAAATTTTATTCGAGCTAGACACTATTCTCGACGCGGAATATTACGCCACGCCCGCTGGCCCTGAAAGTATGACGGAAGGTACGAATTCTACACCTGACGTCGAGAAGGCCATATCGCCTTCGAAACAGAGTACTTCTGACTTAAACCATGCTTTTGTTAAAGTTGACGTTACCAATTCCGATTCGACTGAAATGAGCGACACAGAGAGTCCGAATCGGGTGAAAGTAAGGTATGAAGATGTGGCAGAGGACATCGAGATggagaagaaaaatgtaatatctgaaaaaatgCAGGGAGCCAATAGTGATGTCCAATCGCGCGACTCAGAAGCGGAGACGTACGCCTTAAAATTGGACACCTTTAACACTCAGCGAGATGAACAGTGCTCGCAGGGAGATTACGAGAACGAGGACGAGGATAGTTCGACGGTGAGCTTACGCAGCGACAACTCGTACGTGTCGTTCGGTATGGAGGAGGAATTCGTAACGGCGATTCGTAACGAACTCAGGGAAAAGTTGCCTCAGGCTCAAATGCAGATCGTGGAATCCTTGGAAGCACATGATGACGAGAATCCTTCCATTTCCGACGACGCGTACGGCAAACAGTGGGACGATGAGGATGGCGAAGATTTGTCCAATCAAGTTAGCGGAGGTGTAGACATTTCGATCAG GTACAACGTGTACGGGACGCCGCTTAGTCCTATTCTGGAAGAGCGAGAAAGCACCGTCACCTCCGAGTCTTTAATGTCGAACTCGAGAGAGACATCCGTCGCTTCGAGAGAATCGGTGCCGTCCGAAGATGTGCTATTAGTAGACACTCGTACGAATGAAATGATATTGTTGGAGGGACGATTACAGGACGAAGATCGAGACACAACGAATGGCGATCTGTCCGACGAGGAGAATTTAGATTACACTTGTTCGGTGATACACCCGTTGGAGGATAAATCGCGTATCGTGAAAACAAGCGGTGGCGCGCCGTTACCGAGTCCTGAGGAAGAATCCAAATGGCAGCAATTACCTTCGTCCTTCCCGTTACCTTTACCTTTACCTCTACCGTTGCAAGATGATTTGATGTCGACGAGTTTCGTCACCGAACGCGAATGCTGTAGTcaagacgaagacgaagaggaggaggaagaggaggaagatgaagatggagaagaagaagaagatgatgAGGATAACAGTTCTAGTTCCGGTGAATTTGTATGGAAG AGGTATAACGAGCCACATGTCGAGCAAATACGAATCAGAAGTACTATGAATAACGACAAAACGAATACGACGACGAGTGCCGAATTGGAAGAGGAATTGGCCGTCGAGgacgaagaggaggaggaagaattCACTCCTTCGGCCTGGAATGCCGCTTTAGCACCGCATCGATCGGCACTGAGGTCTCCAGACAAAACGTTAAAATCAGGG GATCAGAAGAAGAGCGTGTGGTTCAAGAAGCAACGCTACCAGTGCGTATACGAGTACCCGAAGGAAACATTACCAGCGGACAGTCAAACGGATACCATTACCAACTCGGAACGAACATCATACACTG ATTGGGAAGAAATGATGAATGAACCACGATTAGATCTATATCCTTTAGATTATGACGATGCCAATCATCCTG GAAAcgaagaattttttgtaactagTTCAAATCGACCATTTCAATTCCAAACTGGTGAAAGTAAGTACGTCAGCCAATTTTTTCCCGGTGCGAACGTGGCTACGCATTGCTTGTCCGACGATCGGGACGAAACGGATAGCTGCCGACCAGAGCCGCACCAAAACAACGTTGATTTCGCGCATGATTATGACCAGTGTCAGCAGCAACAATTAGGCGAGTTAAGACACACTAGGGATCGTTTGAAATTAAACTTGGTATCGTCGAATGGTACACCGTCCGCTCCGTTCGTTTCTGCGAGACAATCGCACGCGGACGACGAGCAATTAGACATTAAAGAGAATCACGAGTCGGAACTCGTAGAGAAAGTCGTCACGCCGGACCAATGTATTGTATCGAGTTCAATGAATGACGATAACGCATTGCCAAAGGTGCCTCACGAAGAAGATGTCCAGGTCGGTCCATCTTCTACAAGAATCTCTCAGTGTGATAGTCAGGAGACGCTGGAGCCCACCGAAAAGTGCAGTGTTTTAACTCGTGATTAA